The following are from one region of the Capsicum annuum cultivar UCD-10X-F1 chromosome 1, UCD10Xv1.1, whole genome shotgun sequence genome:
- the LOC107853809 gene encoding probable calcium-binding protein CML18: MSNKAAVKLDDEQLAELREIFRSFDRNDDGSLTQLELGALLRSLGLKPSADQLDTLIQKADKNANGLVEFSEFVSLVAPELLPAKSPYTEEQLKQLFKMFDRDGNGYITAAELAHSMAKLGHALTAEELTGMIKEADTDGDGRISYQEFTQAITSAAFDNSWA; this comes from the coding sequence ATGAGCAATAAAGCTGCTGTGAAGTTGGATGATGAGCAGTTAGCTGAACTTAGAGAAATTTTCCGATCATTCGACAGAAATGATGATGGGAGTTTGACACAACTCGAGCTCGGCGCATTATTGAGGTCACTTGGATTAAAACCAAGTGCTGATCAGCTCGATACATTGATTCAAAAAGCTGATAAGAATGCTAATGGCCTAGTTGAGTTCTCAGAGTTCGTATCCCTTGTTGCACCGGAGCTTCTTCCAGCGAAGTCTCCTTACACGGAGGAGCAGTTGAAGCAGTTGTTTAAGATGTTTGATAGAGATGGAAATGGTTATATTACTGCTGCGGAATTGGCACATTCGATGGCTAAGCTTGGACATGCTTTGACCGCCGAAGAGCTTACTGGGATGATTAAAGAAGCTGATACCGATGGAGATGGAAGGATCAGTTATCAGGAGTTCACGCAGGCGATTACTTCGGCTGCTTTTGATAACTCTTGGGCTTGA
- the LOC107871048 gene encoding plastoglobulin-1, chloroplastic, whose amino-acid sequence MSTLYNPLIFTIKNPKITLKPYTSLPSSLPTPKLRKFLNFSVQSSSNDPEKPIITDEWGDKSEPEPEPVTKLADSDPPKYEDEWGNGSPGVEVSSGEDEKLLELKRCLVDTVYGTDFGFRASSEIRAEALEFVSQLEAANPTPAPTESPELLDGNWILVFTAFSELLPLLAVGNIPLLKVEKISQDVNTNSSTIENSTSISSPVATLSFSATATFEVRSPSRIQVEFKEGNFKPPEIKSNVDLPETLDVFGQKISLSPVQQSLGPLENAVAGIARAISGQPPLKVPIPGERTKSWLLTTYLDKDMRISRGDGGLFVLVKEGSSLLY is encoded by the exons atGTCCACTCTCTACAATCCTCTAATTTTCAccattaaaaacccaaaaattacaCTTAAACCCTATACTTCTCTTCCTTCTTCACTTCCAACCCCTAAACTTCGTAAATTCCTCAATTTCTCCGTTCAATCCTCATCGAATGACCCGGAAAAACCAATCATTACTGATGAATGGGGTGATAAGTCGGAGCCGGAACCCGAACCGGTTACGAAGTTAGCGGATTCGGATCCTCCCAAGTATGAGGATGAGTGGGGTAATGGTAGTCCCGGAGTTGAAGTGAGTTCTGGAGAAGATGAGAAGCTTCTAGAACTTAAAAGGTGCTTGGTGGATACAGTTTATGGAACGGATTTCGGGTTTCGGGCTTCGTCGGAGATTCGGGCCGAGGCTTTGGAGTTCGTTTCTCAATTGGAGGCAGCTAATCCTACTCCAGCACCAACTGAATCTCCTGAATTGCTTGATGGGAACTGGATTTTAGT GTTCACTGCATTTTCTGAGTTGTTACCTCTTCTTGCTGTGGGCAACATTCCTCTGTTGAAGGTAGAAAAGATTAGCCAAGACGTAAACACAAACAGCTCGACTATAGAGAATTCAACTTCAATATCAAGCCCTGTGGCCACCTTGTCTTTTAGTGCTACTGCCACTTTTGAAGTTCGAAGCCCCTCTAGAATACAG GTTGAATTTAAGGAAGGGAATTTTAAGCCTCCAGAAATAAAATCAAACGTAGATCTGCCGGAAACTTTAGATGTGTTTGGACAAAAGATAAGTCTCTCTCCAGTACAACAATCTCTAGGTCCTCTAGAAAACGCTGTGGCAGGCATAGCACGAGCTATTTCTGGTCAGCCTCCTCTCAAGGTCCCAATTCCAGGTGAAAGGACAAAATCTTGGCTTCTCACAACATACCTTGATAAGGATATGCGGATCTCCAGAGGTGATGGTGGGCTTTTTGTGCTTGTTAAAGAAGGGAGTTCTCTTCTATATTAG